Proteins encoded within one genomic window of Petrotoga sp. 9PWA.NaAc.5.4:
- a CDS encoding DegT/DnrJ/EryC1/StrS aminotransferase family protein translates to MKDKNKMEVPLFDLTRQYEKLRKDVLKKMDAVFTSGNVIMGSNVKAFEMEIAKYLNVKHAVGVANGSDALRISVHALDIHEGDYVITTPYTFFATASSIVLNGATPIFVDVEEKYYNINLNEVENVLQTHPKKEKIKAVIPVHLFGKTVDLERLENISKKYKVYIIEDAAQSLGSVWYYNTSEKKFSGTVGDLGIYSFFPTKNLGAYGDGGLIVTNNDRLADRVRKLRVHGATKKYFHDEIGVNSRLDEVQAAILRIKLKELDNYIEKRIKKAKNYKDLFEEKKLYKYLDFPEYFDDRTHVYHQYVITLKNSTERDKLANFLKEHGIGTSIYYPLGLHMQKCFKNLGYKQGDFPVTEQASKNTLALPMFPELMKKEQQYLAEIIKKFYKNH, encoded by the coding sequence ATGAAAGATAAAAATAAAATGGAAGTTCCTCTCTTCGATCTTACGAGACAGTATGAAAAGTTGAGAAAAGATGTACTTAAAAAAATGGATGCAGTATTCACTTCTGGAAATGTGATTATGGGTAGCAACGTTAAAGCTTTTGAAATGGAAATAGCTAAATATTTGAACGTTAAACATGCTGTAGGGGTAGCAAATGGTTCTGACGCCTTGAGAATTTCCGTTCATGCTTTGGACATACATGAAGGTGATTATGTAATAACTACACCATATACATTCTTTGCAACAGCAAGTTCTATAGTTTTAAACGGGGCTACTCCTATTTTCGTTGATGTCGAAGAAAAATATTACAACATAAACTTGAACGAAGTGGAAAATGTTCTTCAAACTCACCCTAAAAAAGAAAAGATAAAAGCTGTTATTCCTGTTCATCTTTTTGGTAAGACAGTAGATTTAGAAAGATTAGAAAACATAAGTAAAAAGTATAAAGTTTACATTATAGAAGATGCTGCGCAATCCTTAGGTTCTGTTTGGTATTATAACACTTCAGAAAAAAAGTTCAGCGGAACGGTGGGAGATTTAGGAATTTATTCATTCTTTCCTACAAAAAATCTTGGAGCATATGGAGACGGAGGTTTAATAGTAACAAACAATGATAGATTGGCAGATAGAGTAAGAAAATTAAGGGTTCATGGAGCCACAAAAAAATATTTTCATGATGAAATTGGAGTTAATTCACGATTAGATGAAGTCCAGGCTGCTATACTTCGAATAAAACTTAAAGAATTAGATAATTACATAGAAAAAAGAATAAAAAAAGCAAAAAATTACAAAGATCTATTTGAAGAAAAAAAGTTATATAAATACTTAGATTTTCCAGAATATTTTGATGATAGAACTCATGTATATCATCAATATGTCATTACTTTGAAAAACTCGACAGAAAGAGATAAATTAGCAAATTTTTTAAAAGAACATGGTATAGGAACAAGTATTTATTATCCATTAGGATTACATATGCAAAAATGCTTTAAAAATTTAGGTTATAAGCAAGGAGATTTTCCTGTAACGGAGCAAGCTAGTAAAAACACGTTAGCTTTACCTATGTTTCCAGAATTAATGAAAAAAGAACAACAATATCTTGCCGAAATAATAAAAAAATTTTATAAAAATCATTGA
- a CDS encoding nucleotide sugar dehydrogenase produces the protein MALLDKIQDKTAKIGVIGLGYVGLPLAVEKAKAGYEVLGFDIQQEKVDKVNKGINYIGDVVTTELEDLVKNKKLSATSDYNRISECDTIALCVPTPLDKFKQPDLSFVINSTKEVTKRMKKDTLVVLESTTYPGTTEEVVLPILEERGFKVGQDFYLAFSPERVDPGNLIYKTKNTPKVVGGVTEKCSLHAKELYQRVLNAEVFVVSSPKEAEMSKILENSFRIVNIAFINEMAIVAKKMGINIWQVIDAAATKPFGFMPFYPGPGVGGHCIPIDPFYLTYKAREYDYHTRLIELAGEINDYMPEYVVERMMDVLNEDKKCMNGAKILMLGIAYKGDIDDMRESPALKVLEHLENKKADVKIHDPYVHTFTLKDKIYNTVPLTEEDLKEADIVVITTGHKKVDYDFVLKNAKLVFDTKNITKGLRNNYPNKVILL, from the coding sequence ATGGCATTATTAGACAAAATACAAGATAAAACAGCAAAAATAGGTGTAATAGGTTTAGGTTATGTTGGTTTACCTCTTGCGGTTGAAAAAGCAAAAGCAGGTTATGAGGTTTTAGGATTTGACATTCAACAAGAAAAGGTAGATAAAGTCAACAAAGGAATCAATTATATAGGTGACGTTGTTACTACTGAGTTAGAAGACTTAGTAAAAAATAAAAAATTAAGTGCTACGAGTGATTACAATAGAATAAGTGAATGCGACACTATTGCGCTATGTGTGCCGACACCTTTGGATAAATTCAAACAACCTGATTTGAGTTTTGTTATAAACTCAACAAAAGAAGTAACTAAAAGGATGAAAAAAGATACCCTTGTTGTATTAGAAAGTACCACTTACCCTGGAACAACCGAAGAAGTTGTTCTTCCTATTTTAGAAGAAAGAGGTTTTAAAGTAGGACAAGATTTCTACTTAGCCTTCAGTCCAGAAAGAGTAGATCCGGGAAACTTAATATACAAAACAAAAAATACTCCCAAGGTAGTTGGAGGGGTAACAGAAAAATGTTCTTTACATGCGAAAGAACTATATCAAAGGGTATTAAATGCAGAGGTTTTTGTCGTTTCTTCTCCAAAAGAGGCAGAAATGTCAAAGATATTAGAAAATTCTTTTAGAATAGTTAATATTGCTTTCATAAATGAAATGGCTATAGTAGCAAAAAAGATGGGAATTAATATTTGGCAAGTTATAGATGCAGCTGCTACAAAACCCTTCGGATTTATGCCTTTTTATCCAGGACCAGGAGTAGGCGGTCATTGTATACCTATCGATCCTTTTTATTTAACTTATAAAGCAAGAGAATACGATTATCATACAAGACTTATAGAACTTGCCGGTGAAATAAATGATTATATGCCAGAATATGTTGTTGAGAGAATGATGGATGTACTAAATGAAGACAAGAAATGTATGAATGGTGCAAAGATATTAATGTTAGGTATTGCCTACAAAGGTGATATTGACGATATGAGAGAATCTCCCGCCTTAAAAGTTTTAGAACATTTGGAAAATAAAAAGGCAGATGTTAAAATTCATGATCCATATGTCCATACATTTACTTTAAAAGATAAGATCTATAATACAGTTCCACTGACAGAAGAAGACTTGAAAGAAGCAGATATCGTTGTAATAACCACGGGACATAAGAAAGTAGACTATGATTTTGTTTTAAAAAATGCCAAACTTGTTTTCGATACAAAAAATATCACTAAAGGATTAAGAAACAATTATCCAAATAAAGTTATATTATTATAG
- a CDS encoding Gfo/Idh/MocA family protein produces the protein MLRLGVIGCGRIAQKKHTEAIIKNSDIIENVAVCDIVSERAEIFAQKITEINLKKPEIYTDYKTLLKRDDIDAVAIATESGNHYEITIEALQNNKHVLVEKPMALSTFHADEMIKLAKNKNLKLGVCFQNRFNPPIQELRRKIENNAFGKILHGVASIRWNRNKEYYQQAPWRGTWKYDGGTLMNQCTHNIDLLIWNMGSEIEEVYGVIKNFTHPYIEAEDFGGAIIKFKNGSVGIIEGTSNIYPKNLEETLSIFGERGTVVIGGLAVNKIKYWRFEGEDGHPFQNLPDPDTVYGSGHVPLYRNFYETIVKDQEPYINGEEGKKAVEAVLGIYKSSREGKAIKFPVEFSTLEML, from the coding sequence ATGCTTAGACTGGGAGTAATAGGTTGCGGAAGAATTGCTCAAAAAAAGCATACAGAAGCTATTATCAAAAATTCAGATATTATAGAAAATGTAGCAGTTTGTGATATAGTTAGTGAGAGAGCAGAAATATTTGCTCAGAAGATTACAGAAATAAATTTAAAAAAACCTGAAATATACACAGATTACAAAACTCTATTAAAAAGAGACGATATAGACGCTGTTGCGATTGCTACAGAAAGTGGAAATCATTATGAAATTACGATAGAGGCTTTACAAAATAATAAGCATGTCCTTGTTGAAAAACCAATGGCGTTATCTACATTTCATGCGGATGAAATGATAAAACTTGCTAAAAATAAAAATTTAAAACTCGGAGTATGTTTTCAAAATAGATTCAATCCACCTATTCAAGAATTAAGGAGAAAGATAGAAAACAACGCTTTTGGCAAAATCTTGCATGGTGTAGCTTCCATAAGATGGAATAGAAATAAAGAATATTACCAACAAGCACCTTGGAGAGGCACATGGAAATATGATGGCGGAACCTTGATGAATCAATGTACTCATAATATTGACTTGTTAATTTGGAACATGGGATCTGAAATAGAAGAAGTTTATGGAGTAATAAAAAATTTCACTCATCCCTATATTGAAGCTGAGGACTTTGGTGGAGCTATCATAAAATTCAAAAATGGTTCAGTAGGTATAATTGAAGGTACATCTAACATATATCCAAAAAATTTAGAAGAAACTCTTTCGATATTTGGAGAAAGAGGTACAGTCGTTATAGGAGGATTAGCTGTAAATAAAATAAAGTATTGGCGATTTGAAGGTGAAGATGGTCATCCATTTCAGAACTTACCTGATCCAGATACTGTATATGGTAGTGGTCATGTTCCGCTATACAGAAACTTTTATGAAACTATTGTAAAAGATCAAGAACCATATATAAATGGTGAAGAAGGGAAAAAAGCCGTTGAAGCAGTATTAGGAATATATAAGTCGTCGCGTGAGGGTAAAGCTATTAAGTTTCCAGTTGAATTTTCAACTTTAGAAATGTTGTAA
- a CDS encoding M3 family metallopeptidase yields MNIQPVNKLFQDLQKLQIQASKLGWTQYTTGFDFGIDEAYRKITSFLEDENNFNIICDYREKELDPINKRKLEIAYNTFEPYHKRKEINELNLKIHKKTTELSKILNTFRFKYNGKEITSVEIDQILNNEENRNIRRKVYFIRNQINLALIENGFIELIDLRKELAKVDGSKDFIDYMLKREELNPNIFDNWKGELRDHIQSLNNKRIEYAQKYLKSEKLEPWDESYVKTKISPSLRTKVDMSEYYITLRNFFSKFGFNLDNFNIVYDIFPRKSKSEWGYNFTIEKGKDSRILANVKNQYNEYRTLLHESGHAVHSFLQDPNETILNFGISGIITEGIANLFGGFIYDKLFYENFFENNVEEEFKNIEEYEKLNYIRFVGNIFFDHELYRNNIKSLEDIYTLYFKVHSELFGDTPTVEEPPFGYRIHYTTHPIYMHNYFMGDVTAEMLKKVFCQKQSIKSVSEKPKEFGEFLINEVIKPSGLYKYEDLFKRISGDNFSVKWYF; encoded by the coding sequence ATGAATATTCAACCTGTTAACAAATTGTTTCAAGACCTACAAAAACTCCAGATACAAGCAAGTAAATTAGGATGGACACAATATACCACTGGTTTTGATTTTGGTATTGATGAAGCTTACAGAAAAATTACAAGTTTCTTAGAAGATGAAAACAATTTTAATATAATTTGTGATTACAGAGAAAAGGAATTGGATCCAATTAACAAAAGAAAGTTAGAAATAGCCTATAACACTTTTGAACCTTATCATAAGAGAAAAGAGATAAATGAATTGAATCTGAAGATACACAAAAAAACGACAGAACTTTCAAAAATTTTAAATACTTTTAGATTTAAATATAACGGCAAAGAGATAACTTCTGTAGAAATAGATCAAATACTTAACAACGAAGAAAATAGAAATATAAGAAGGAAAGTTTATTTTATACGTAATCAAATAAATCTTGCTTTAATAGAAAATGGCTTCATAGAACTAATCGATTTAAGAAAAGAATTGGCAAAAGTTGATGGATCAAAAGATTTTATTGATTACATGCTTAAAAGAGAAGAACTAAACCCAAATATATTTGATAATTGGAAAGGTGAGTTAAGAGATCATATCCAATCCTTAAATAACAAGCGAATAGAATATGCTCAGAAATATTTAAAATCAGAAAAATTAGAACCTTGGGATGAAAGTTACGTGAAAACTAAAATTTCACCATCATTAAGAACAAAAGTAGATATGTCAGAATATTACATTACTTTAAGAAACTTCTTCTCTAAGTTCGGATTTAATTTAGACAATTTTAACATAGTCTACGACATTTTCCCAAGAAAATCGAAATCTGAGTGGGGATACAACTTCACAATAGAAAAAGGAAAAGACTCCAGAATTCTTGCCAACGTAAAAAATCAATACAACGAATACAGAACATTATTACATGAAAGTGGCCATGCAGTTCATTCATTTTTACAGGACCCTAACGAAACAATATTGAATTTTGGGATAAGCGGAATAATAACCGAAGGCATAGCAAACCTATTTGGTGGTTTTATATATGATAAGCTTTTCTACGAAAACTTTTTTGAAAATAATGTTGAAGAAGAATTCAAAAATATTGAAGAATACGAAAAATTGAATTATATAAGATTTGTAGGGAATATCTTTTTTGATCATGAACTTTATAGAAACAACATTAAATCATTAGAGGACATTTATACTCTCTACTTTAAAGTGCACTCAGAATTATTTGGAGATACACCTACTGTCGAAGAACCACCGTTCGGGTATAGAATTCATTACACTACCCACCCAATATACATGCACAACTATTTTATGGGAGACGTTACTGCCGAAATGTTGAAAAAAGTTTTTTGCCAAAAGCAAAGCATAAAAAGTGTTTCCGAAAAACCTAAGGAATTTGGGGAATTTTTAATAAACGAGGTTATAAAGCCATCTGGCCTTTACAAATATGAAGACCTATTCAAAAGAATCAGCGGTGATAATTTTTCTGTGAAATGGTATTTTTAG
- a CDS encoding mandelate racemase/muconate lactonizing enzyme family protein, with protein MKIIDLNFKRVRIKLLKPFVISRGISQYCDSVILKIKTDVGYYGYGEATPSKSVTGETIESVLITLEFFKELVMGEDPLAIERVHDIMDKAIIGNTAAKAAIDIALYDIKGKVMSVPLYKVLGGFDNKVQTDITIGIGTPKEMAQEAKERVEQGFKILKIKTGRDSKEDIEAVKLIRETVGNDIKLKIDANQGWSVSDTIKVAKAVEKYDIEVIEQPLAYWDLEGLAFLRNKINIKIMPDETVHNSHDALKIIKEKAADMINIKLMKSGGLYEAEKINAVAESGGINCMLGCMVETKIALTAAASLVAAKKNIVAADLDSFLYYEEPDFIKGGFEKEADIIKLLDKPGLGIEVDL; from the coding sequence ATGAAAATAATAGATTTAAATTTTAAGAGAGTTAGGATAAAACTATTAAAACCTTTTGTTATATCAAGGGGAATTAGTCAGTACTGTGATTCCGTAATTCTCAAAATAAAAACTGATGTAGGATATTACGGATACGGAGAAGCAACTCCATCAAAGTCGGTTACCGGTGAAACTATCGAATCAGTTTTGATAACTCTTGAGTTTTTTAAAGAATTAGTAATGGGAGAAGATCCTTTAGCGATCGAAAGGGTTCATGATATTATGGATAAAGCAATTATTGGAAATACTGCGGCTAAGGCAGCAATAGATATTGCACTTTATGATATTAAGGGAAAGGTTATGAGCGTTCCATTGTATAAAGTGTTGGGGGGATTTGACAACAAAGTTCAAACAGATATTACTATTGGAATAGGAACTCCAAAAGAAATGGCGCAAGAAGCTAAAGAAAGAGTTGAACAGGGATTTAAAATTTTAAAAATAAAGACAGGGAGAGATTCTAAAGAAGACATAGAAGCTGTTAAGTTAATAAGGGAAACTGTTGGTAATGATATAAAACTTAAAATAGATGCAAATCAAGGATGGAGTGTTAGTGATACAATAAAGGTTGCAAAAGCTGTAGAAAAATATGATATTGAGGTGATAGAACAACCTTTAGCCTATTGGGATTTGGAAGGATTAGCATTTTTAAGGAATAAAATAAATATTAAGATAATGCCAGACGAGACGGTGCATAATTCGCATGATGCTTTGAAAATTATAAAAGAAAAAGCTGCAGATATGATTAATATTAAATTAATGAAAAGCGGCGGTCTTTATGAAGCGGAAAAAATAAATGCTGTTGCTGAATCAGGTGGTATAAATTGCATGCTTGGGTGTATGGTTGAAACAAAAATAGCTTTAACAGCAGCAGCAAGTTTAGTTGCAGCTAAGAAAAATATTGTTGCAGCTGATTTAGACTCCTTTTTATATTACGAAGAACCAGATTTTATAAAAGGTGGATTTGAAAAAGAAGCAGATATTATCAAGTTATTAGATAAACCTGGCTTAGGTATCGAAGTTGATTTATAA
- a CDS encoding L-lactate dehydrogenase, with the protein MKVSIIGIGKVGSSVAFSLLNKAITDELVLIDRNKILAEGEALDLLHASAFHKRMVIRSGEYEDIQGSDIIIVTAGAAQKIGETRLDLALKNAQIIKEISENIKKYAPNSIVINITNPVDVMSYVVWKVTGFDSNRVFGTGTILDTARLRALIGSSCGVSPMSIHAYIIGEHGDSELAVWSSAMIGGVPINKFCEKCPLDQNCIRDLDEIFEEVKNSAYTIIEKKGATNYGIAAATAALVDTIAKNEGRVYTTTVLLDDLYIGYPTIINKDGVERVVNISLSEEENEKFEISKNIIREYIKKIESQIFGG; encoded by the coding sequence ATGAAAGTAAGTATAATTGGAATTGGTAAAGTGGGTTCAAGTGTAGCGTTTTCACTATTAAATAAAGCAATAACAGATGAATTAGTTTTGATAGATAGGAACAAAATTCTTGCTGAAGGAGAAGCTTTAGATCTTTTACACGCAAGTGCTTTTCATAAAAGAATGGTTATTAGAAGTGGGGAATATGAAGATATTCAGGGAAGTGACATTATAATTGTTACTGCTGGTGCGGCACAAAAAATAGGTGAAACAAGACTTGATTTAGCTTTGAAAAATGCACAGATAATAAAAGAAATATCGGAAAATATTAAAAAATATGCACCAAATAGTATCGTAATAAACATAACAAATCCTGTAGATGTTATGAGTTATGTTGTGTGGAAGGTAACTGGATTTGATTCTAATAGGGTTTTCGGTACAGGAACAATTTTGGATACAGCAAGATTAAGAGCGTTAATTGGAAGTAGTTGTGGAGTTTCTCCAATGAGCATACATGCCTATATCATTGGAGAGCATGGCGATTCTGAGTTAGCAGTATGGAGTTCAGCTATGATCGGGGGAGTTCCAATAAATAAATTCTGTGAAAAATGCCCATTGGATCAGAATTGTATAAGAGACTTAGATGAAATATTTGAAGAGGTTAAAAATTCTGCTTATACAATAATTGAAAAAAAAGGTGCTACAAATTATGGTATTGCAGCAGCCACAGCAGCATTAGTTGATACTATAGCAAAGAATGAAGGCAGAGTTTACACTACAACTGTATTATTAGATGATTTATACATTGGATATCCTACGATAATAAACAAAGACGGTGTAGAAAGAGTTGTTAATATTTCATTAAGTGAAGAAGAAAATGAGAAGTTTGAAATTTCAAAAAATATAATTCGAGAGTATATAAAAAAGATAGAATCTCAAATTTTTGGAGGATAA
- a CDS encoding aldo/keto reductase family oxidoreductase, translated as MRINVSNSGLEFSRIVQGMMRLKQWDFSTKEAENFLLKAIDLGVTTFDHADIYGNYTCESLFGEVLKINPSLRNKIQIVTKTGIILPDKEKKRIHYYDTTKSHILESVDRSLNNLHTDHIDLLLIHRPDPLMDPTEIVEAFLELYKQGKVLYFGVSNFTMQQFNTLQSKFSLSLVTNQIELSPYNLDHIQNDNTYFLLEKNINPMIWSPLAGGKIFDASNEKSVKILSALKEVSSEMNVVEIDTVIYAWLLNHPMGAIPISGSGKIERLKNAVNALNIKMPRELWFKIYEAALGHDVP; from the coding sequence ATGAGAATAAACGTCTCTAACAGTGGGTTAGAATTTTCAAGAATAGTTCAAGGAATGATGAGATTAAAACAATGGGATTTTTCAACTAAAGAAGCAGAAAACTTCCTTCTCAAAGCGATAGATTTGGGAGTAACAACTTTTGATCACGCAGATATATACGGAAATTATACTTGTGAATCTCTATTCGGCGAAGTTTTAAAAATAAATCCTTCTTTAAGAAACAAAATACAAATTGTTACAAAAACTGGCATTATCCTTCCTGATAAAGAGAAAAAAAGAATTCATTATTATGATACAACAAAATCTCATATATTAGAATCTGTAGATAGATCTTTGAATAATTTGCATACCGATCATATAGATTTACTTTTGATACATCGTCCCGATCCTTTAATGGACCCCACCGAAATTGTTGAAGCCTTTTTAGAATTATACAAACAAGGAAAAGTACTATACTTCGGTGTATCAAATTTTACTATGCAACAGTTCAACACATTACAATCAAAATTTAGCCTTTCACTTGTAACAAACCAGATAGAACTCTCTCCTTACAATTTAGATCATATTCAAAATGATAATACCTACTTTTTATTGGAAAAAAATATTAATCCAATGATCTGGTCTCCCTTAGCGGGAGGAAAAATATTTGATGCTTCAAACGAAAAAAGCGTGAAGATATTATCTGCCTTGAAAGAGGTGTCTTCTGAGATGAATGTAGTTGAAATTGATACGGTGATATATGCGTGGTTATTGAATCATCCTATGGGAGCTATTCCAATATCTGGAAGTGGGAAAATAGAAAGGCTTAAAAACGCTGTTAATGCTTTAAATATAAAAATGCCAAGAGAACTATGGTTCAAAATATATGAAGCTGCCTTGGGACACGATGTTCCATAA
- a CDS encoding 1-phosphofructokinase family hexose kinase: MIFTITVNPCLDRYLYIDKLLLEDTTRVKVTKDYPAGKGIDVSRVIKELDGNSVAISFLGGDNGRKIEEMLDKEGVIYTAVRTTKETRMNTILQEKKVQYRLSLPGPKISKSDLNQLYETLKLLIRDNDTVVISGSLPQGVPTTFYADLISFLKTKNTLIYFDSDGDNLKTGIASSPDCIKPNLYEFQRILEKNIDANNKKKLSEYGIKIIEKYGLKEILLTLGSQGALLISKEIVLYASSVQVPVKSAVGSGDSFLAAYVLKREQGASIEEAFKWANASGNASVMTPGTELCHKKDVLKLLEKVHVENLGIY, from the coding sequence ATGATATTCACTATTACTGTCAATCCATGTTTAGATAGATATCTTTACATTGATAAACTATTATTAGAAGATACGACACGTGTAAAAGTCACAAAAGATTATCCTGCAGGTAAAGGTATCGATGTTTCAAGGGTAATTAAAGAACTTGATGGAAATTCTGTGGCTATCTCTTTTTTAGGGGGAGATAATGGAAGAAAAATAGAAGAAATGTTAGATAAAGAAGGAGTAATATATACAGCTGTTAGAACCACAAAAGAAACAAGAATGAATACTATCCTGCAAGAGAAAAAGGTTCAGTATAGGTTAAGTCTACCCGGACCAAAAATTTCTAAATCCGATTTAAATCAATTATATGAAACATTAAAACTTTTAATTCGTGATAATGATACAGTTGTTATATCAGGAAGTTTGCCTCAAGGGGTACCCACGACTTTTTACGCGGATCTTATTTCATTTTTAAAAACAAAAAATACATTAATTTATTTCGATTCAGATGGAGATAATTTGAAAACAGGAATTGCCTCATCTCCTGATTGCATTAAACCAAATTTGTATGAGTTTCAAAGGATCTTAGAGAAAAATATAGATGCAAATAATAAGAAAAAACTTTCCGAATATGGTATAAAAATTATTGAAAAATATGGTCTCAAAGAAATTTTGTTAACGTTAGGATCTCAAGGAGCTTTGCTTATTTCAAAAGAAATCGTATTATATGCTTCTTCTGTTCAAGTCCCTGTTAAGAGTGCTGTTGGATCAGGAGACTCATTTCTTGCTGCATATGTTCTTAAAAGAGAACAAGGAGCATCAATTGAAGAAGCTTTTAAATGGGCTAATGCTTCAGGAAATGCTTCAGTCATGACTCCAGGAACAGAATTATGCCATAAAAAAGATGTATTAAAACTTTTGGAGAAAGTTCATGTTGAGAATTTAGGAATTTACTAA